A genomic stretch from Sporichthya brevicatena includes:
- the recD gene encoding exodeoxyribonuclease V subunit alpha, whose translation MTVDVGALGAYLPERARHATGVLGQFNAAGVLAAADVHVAQTLGRLGGETDEAVLLAAALTVRGTRSGSVVLDLASAAETIVPEALEAAGFEAGGGNADADAPDPAALPWPEPAEWIARCAASPLCGGEDDPAGPPLRLVGGSMWLDRYFGQERFVAAALLERATAAGPPVDSVRLATALDRLFPAAEDADQRAAAASAALSLLTVVAGGPGTGKTTTVARLLAALADQPGPRPRVALATPTGKAAVRLEEAVRAALAQLDPADAERVGDVSASTIHRLLGSRPGTRSRFAHDRENRLPHDVVILDETSMVSLTLMARVLEAVRPTARLILVGDPDQLASVEAGAVLGDIVGRSGAGPSRLAPHVVTLQRSRRFADAGPIARLAAAVRDGRGEEVLALLRSGEPGLEFVEVADDVLIADDAVAGLRADVVAAGTDMEAAARAGDVTGALDALERHRLLCAHHLGPRGVRLWTDRVAGWLGAPTAFRADRRYVGEPLLVTANDRDAKLFNGDTGVVVDCDGEPMAAFRRGGAPQLVPLGRLPEVRPVHAMTVHKSQGSEFVAVTLMLPSAASPLATRQTLYTAITRAAAGVRVIGSEDAVLRSVGRPAARASGLGERLRASG comes from the coding sequence GTGACCGTCGACGTCGGCGCGCTGGGCGCCTACCTGCCCGAGCGGGCACGCCATGCCACCGGCGTGCTCGGGCAGTTCAACGCCGCGGGCGTGCTCGCCGCGGCCGACGTCCACGTCGCACAGACGCTCGGGCGCCTCGGCGGCGAGACCGACGAGGCCGTGCTGCTCGCCGCCGCGCTCACCGTCCGCGGCACGCGGTCGGGCTCGGTCGTGCTCGACCTCGCGTCGGCGGCCGAGACGATCGTGCCGGAGGCCCTGGAGGCGGCCGGGTTCGAGGCGGGCGGCGGCAACGCCGACGCGGACGCCCCCGACCCGGCGGCGTTGCCCTGGCCGGAGCCCGCCGAGTGGATCGCCCGGTGCGCGGCGAGCCCGCTCTGCGGGGGCGAGGACGACCCGGCCGGGCCACCGCTGCGCCTGGTCGGCGGCTCGATGTGGCTCGACCGCTACTTCGGCCAGGAGCGGTTCGTCGCCGCGGCGTTGCTGGAGCGGGCGACCGCGGCCGGTCCGCCCGTCGACTCCGTCCGGCTGGCCACCGCGCTCGACCGCCTCTTCCCCGCCGCCGAGGACGCGGACCAGCGCGCCGCCGCCGCCAGCGCGGCCTTGTCGCTGCTGACCGTCGTCGCGGGCGGGCCCGGCACCGGGAAGACCACGACCGTCGCGCGGCTGCTGGCGGCGCTGGCCGACCAGCCCGGCCCCCGACCGCGGGTCGCGCTCGCGACCCCGACCGGGAAGGCGGCGGTCCGGCTCGAGGAGGCCGTGCGTGCCGCCCTGGCCCAGCTCGACCCCGCGGACGCCGAGCGGGTCGGGGACGTGAGCGCCTCGACCATCCACCGCCTGCTCGGCAGCCGGCCCGGCACGCGCAGCCGCTTCGCGCACGACCGGGAGAACCGGCTCCCCCACGACGTGGTCATCCTCGACGAGACCTCGATGGTCTCGCTGACCCTGATGGCGCGCGTGCTCGAGGCCGTCCGGCCCACGGCGCGGCTGATCCTCGTCGGCGACCCGGACCAGCTCGCCTCCGTCGAGGCCGGTGCGGTGCTCGGCGACATCGTCGGCCGGTCCGGGGCGGGCCCGTCCCGGCTCGCCCCGCACGTCGTGACCCTGCAACGCTCACGCCGGTTCGCCGACGCCGGGCCGATCGCGCGGCTCGCCGCCGCGGTCCGCGACGGCCGCGGCGAGGAGGTCCTCGCCCTGCTGCGCTCCGGCGAGCCCGGCCTGGAGTTCGTCGAGGTCGCCGACGACGTCCTGATCGCCGACGACGCGGTGGCCGGACTGCGCGCCGACGTCGTCGCGGCGGGGACGGACATGGAGGCCGCCGCCCGGGCCGGGGACGTCACCGGAGCACTCGACGCCCTGGAGCGGCACCGCCTGCTCTGCGCCCACCACCTCGGCCCCCGCGGGGTGCGGCTGTGGACCGATCGGGTCGCCGGATGGCTCGGCGCCCCCACCGCCTTCCGCGCCGACCGCCGCTACGTCGGCGAGCCGCTGCTCGTCACCGCCAATGACCGCGACGCCAAGCTGTTCAACGGCGACACCGGCGTCGTCGTCGACTGCGACGGCGAACCGATGGCCGCGTTCCGCCGCGGCGGCGCCCCGCAGCTCGTCCCGCTCGGGCGGCTGCCCGAGGTCCGGCCCGTCCATGCGATGACCGTGCACAAGAGCCAGGGCAGCGAGTTCGTGGCGGTGACGCTGATGCTGCCGTCGGCTGCGTCGCCGCTCGCCACCCGCCAGACCCTGTACACCGCGATCACCCGCGCCGCGGCCGGCGTCCGGGTGATCGGGTCGGAGGACGCCGTCCTCCGGTCCGTCGGCCGCCCCGCCGCCCGCGCCAGCGGCCTCGGGGAACGGTTGCGGGCGTCGGGCTGA
- a CDS encoding UvrD-helicase domain-containing protein, with translation MRRTSAVAYELLGPLPSGTTLLEASAGTGKTYTIAALVTRYVAEGVASLGDLLVVTFGRAATRELRERVRERLTSARDALADPVAARASGDDVLVHLATGDAAEIEARRERLIAATADFDAATITTTHGFCQLVIRGLGTAADADPDTDLLEDLTDLRGEVATDLYLRKYAPADENPAFGFGIAHEVAKAATLDAHARIAPVDGEGPARDRARYALAVRNELRRRLRARRAMSFDDLLVVLRDALHGADAEAVRARLRERYRVVLVDEFQDTDPVQWQILESAFHGHATLVLIGDPKQAIYAFRGGDVQTYLRAAELAGTHATLPRNFRSDARVLTGLEALFGGAPLGDERIRVEPVEAGRPDPLLHRPDGPTAAVRLRVHPGPTGPSTKVAKADPLRESVAADVVRDIVRVLTDGSTLRAGPNGAERPVHPGDIAVLVRRNSDGERIRDLLVKAKVPTVLRAATSVFSTPAAMDWLVLLEALEQPHRVGRVRRLAVTDFVGRTASQVDSGGERAHDALAQQARTWANVLAERGPAALLAAVDADHGTFARLLGESGGERRATDLRHICDVLHTAATNERLGLVALLTWLRRRIAEADRDPGAERSRRLDSDARAVQIVSIHMSKGLEFPLVHVPFAWARWVGDDAEVTLFHGPDGTRIRDVGGRGGPGWSSALRAGQEEDAGEELRLLYVAATRARSQLTLWWGRSTITQQAPLHRLLFTPPGETAAQRVPVPDLDAAVAQLEQRAAGSDGALGIELVELPVEPATWSPETPTVGEPRALEFRRSVDTAWRRTSYSALTAAAHEAGPAATEPESAGTTDEPVEGEPAPAVDGLVPDDPSANWPPSPFGDLPAGAAFGSLVHAVLEEVDPTAGDLRAALGPAVERAQRYVPVGGVDPDALIEALEVAMTTPLGPLADERRLADFAPADRLSEMEFELPLAGGDTPGRDVRLGEVAALLTAHLPEGDPVRPYADRLRAPDLAGQPLRGYLTGSIDAVLRVPGADGPRYLVVDYKTNRLHPAGVAATAWHYRPEVLAPAMRASDYPLQALLYQVALHRYLTWRQPGYEPAKHLGGVLYLYLRGMCGPGTAGPDGVPGVFAWAPPAALAVAVSTLLAGGAP, from the coding sequence ATGCGACGGACCTCCGCGGTCGCCTACGAGCTGCTCGGCCCCCTGCCGAGCGGGACGACCCTGCTCGAAGCCAGCGCCGGCACCGGGAAGACCTACACGATCGCCGCCCTCGTCACGCGTTACGTGGCCGAGGGCGTCGCCTCCCTCGGCGACCTGCTCGTGGTCACCTTCGGCCGGGCCGCGACCCGCGAGCTGCGGGAGCGGGTACGGGAGCGGCTCACGAGCGCGCGGGACGCCCTCGCCGACCCGGTGGCGGCGCGGGCGAGCGGCGACGACGTGCTCGTGCACCTCGCGACCGGCGACGCCGCCGAGATCGAGGCCCGCCGGGAGCGGCTGATCGCGGCGACCGCGGACTTCGACGCGGCGACGATCACCACCACGCACGGGTTCTGCCAGCTCGTCATCCGCGGGCTCGGGACGGCGGCCGACGCCGACCCCGACACCGACCTGCTGGAGGACCTGACCGACCTGCGCGGCGAGGTCGCGACCGACCTGTACCTGCGCAAGTACGCGCCCGCCGACGAGAACCCGGCGTTCGGCTTCGGCATCGCCCACGAGGTCGCGAAGGCGGCCACGCTGGACGCCCACGCCCGGATCGCGCCCGTCGACGGCGAGGGCCCCGCCCGGGACCGCGCACGGTACGCCCTGGCGGTGCGGAACGAACTGCGCCGGCGGCTGCGTGCCCGCCGGGCGATGAGCTTCGACGACCTGTTGGTCGTGCTGCGCGACGCCCTGCACGGGGCGGACGCCGAGGCCGTCCGCGCCCGGCTCCGGGAGCGCTACCGCGTCGTGCTGGTCGACGAGTTCCAGGACACCGACCCGGTGCAGTGGCAGATCCTCGAGTCGGCCTTCCACGGCCACGCCACGCTCGTGCTGATCGGCGACCCGAAGCAGGCCATCTACGCCTTCCGCGGCGGGGACGTCCAGACCTACCTGCGGGCCGCGGAACTGGCCGGCACCCACGCCACCCTCCCCCGCAACTTCCGCAGCGACGCCCGCGTCCTGACGGGCCTGGAGGCGCTCTTCGGCGGCGCCCCGCTCGGGGACGAGCGGATCCGCGTCGAGCCCGTCGAGGCCGGACGGCCGGATCCGCTGCTGCACCGCCCCGACGGACCGACCGCGGCGGTGCGGCTGCGGGTGCACCCCGGCCCGACCGGGCCGAGCACGAAGGTCGCGAAGGCCGACCCGCTGCGGGAGTCGGTCGCGGCCGACGTCGTGCGCGACATCGTCCGCGTGCTCACCGACGGCAGCACGCTGCGCGCGGGGCCGAACGGCGCCGAGCGGCCGGTGCACCCCGGGGACATCGCCGTCCTCGTCCGCCGCAACAGTGACGGCGAGCGCATCCGGGACCTGCTCGTGAAAGCCAAGGTGCCGACGGTCCTGCGCGCGGCGACGAGTGTGTTCAGCACGCCCGCGGCCATGGACTGGCTCGTGCTGCTCGAGGCTCTTGAGCAGCCGCACCGGGTCGGCCGGGTCCGCCGCCTGGCCGTCACCGACTTCGTCGGGCGGACCGCGTCGCAGGTCGACTCCGGCGGCGAGCGTGCGCACGATGCCCTGGCCCAGCAGGCGCGGACGTGGGCGAACGTGCTCGCCGAGCGCGGCCCCGCCGCCCTGCTCGCCGCGGTCGACGCGGACCACGGCACCTTCGCCCGGTTGCTCGGCGAGTCCGGCGGGGAGCGCCGCGCCACCGACCTGCGTCACATCTGCGACGTGCTGCACACCGCCGCGACCAACGAGCGGCTCGGACTGGTCGCGCTGCTGACCTGGCTCCGCCGGCGCATCGCGGAGGCCGACCGCGACCCCGGCGCCGAGCGCAGCCGCCGACTGGACTCCGACGCACGCGCCGTCCAGATCGTCTCGATCCACATGAGCAAGGGGCTGGAGTTCCCGCTCGTCCACGTGCCGTTCGCCTGGGCCCGCTGGGTCGGCGACGACGCCGAGGTGACGCTGTTCCACGGCCCGGACGGCACCCGCATCCGCGACGTCGGCGGCCGCGGCGGCCCGGGCTGGAGCTCGGCGCTGCGGGCCGGTCAGGAGGAGGACGCCGGCGAGGAGCTGCGCCTGCTCTACGTCGCCGCGACCCGGGCCCGCTCGCAACTGACGCTGTGGTGGGGACGTTCGACGATCACCCAGCAGGCGCCGTTGCACCGCCTGCTGTTCACCCCGCCCGGCGAGACCGCGGCGCAGCGCGTCCCCGTGCCCGACCTCGACGCCGCGGTGGCCCAGCTGGAGCAGCGGGCCGCGGGCTCGGACGGGGCGCTCGGTATCGAGCTGGTCGAGCTGCCGGTCGAGCCGGCGACCTGGTCCCCGGAGACGCCGACGGTCGGCGAGCCGCGGGCGTTGGAGTTCCGGCGCAGCGTGGACACCGCGTGGCGGCGGACCTCCTACTCCGCGCTCACCGCCGCGGCCCACGAGGCCGGTCCCGCGGCCACCGAGCCGGAGTCGGCGGGGACGACCGACGAACCCGTCGAGGGCGAGCCGGCGCCGGCCGTGGACGGACTCGTCCCTGACGATCCGTCAGCGAACTGGCCGCCCTCCCCGTTCGGCGACCTGCCCGCCGGGGCGGCGTTCGGCAGCCTGGTGCACGCGGTGCTGGAGGAGGTCGATCCGACCGCGGGCGACCTGCGGGCAGCGCTGGGGCCGGCGGTCGAGCGGGCGCAGCGGTACGTCCCGGTCGGTGGGGTCGACCCCGACGCGCTGATCGAAGCCCTCGAGGTCGCGATGACCACCCCGCTCGGGCCGCTGGCCGACGAGCGGCGGCTCGCGGACTTCGCCCCGGCCGACCGGCTGTCCGAGATGGAGTTCGAACTCCCGCTGGCGGGCGGCGACACCCCCGGTCGCGACGTGCGGCTCGGCGAGGTGGCGGCCCTGCTCACCGCCCACCTGCCCGAGGGCGACCCGGTCCGCCCCTACGCCGACCGGTTGCGCGCGCCGGACCTCGCCGGGCAACCGCTGCGCGGTTATCTCACCGGCAGCATCGACGCCGTGCTGCGGGTCCCGGGCGCCGACGGCCCGCGCTACCTCGTCGTCGACTACAAGACCAACCGGCTGCACCCGGCGGGGGTGGCGGCGACGGCCTGGCACTACCGCCCGGAGGTGCTCGCCCCGGCGATGCGGGCGTCGGACTACCCGCTGCAGGCGCTGCTGTATCAGGTCGCGCTGCACCGCTACCTGACGTGGCGTCAGCCCGGCTATGAACCGGCGAAGCATCTCGGTGGCGTGCTCTACCTGTACCTGCGCGGCATGTGCGGGCCCGGCACCGCGGGCCCCGACGGCGTCCCCGGCGTGTTCGCCTGGGCGCCACCCGCCGCACTCGCCGTGGCCGTCTCGACCCTGCTCGCCGGAGGTGCGCCGTGA
- a CDS encoding GlxA family transcriptional regulator, whose product MARRMLLVAHPGALGMELLGVRDILEMANAVATSRGQAAPYRVEVASSDGEPVALWGGLTLSGVRNLAGYRAAVDTLIVLGGPVAEDAAVADPTLATGIRRIALRARRVVGICTGAFILAECGLLDGRRATTHWLYGDSLAERHPTVEVDTEPIFVTDDCVWTSAGVTSGFDLVLALVEADVGVDVARQCAQMLVLYLRRSGTQAQFSAAMTASRSAQRPQRAPVTEIQAYIHDHPTADLSLTALADRVHMSPRHFTRVFTAEVGVSPGRYVERVRLETARSLLAETDDSTETVARAAGFGNYQAMRRAFVSALGVSPAEYRRRFGAAGPDLTLAV is encoded by the coding sequence ATGGCCCGGCGGATGCTGCTCGTCGCGCACCCCGGAGCTCTCGGGATGGAGCTCCTGGGCGTCCGCGACATCCTCGAGATGGCGAACGCCGTGGCCACCAGCCGCGGGCAGGCCGCTCCCTACCGCGTCGAGGTCGCGAGCTCCGACGGTGAGCCGGTGGCGCTGTGGGGCGGGCTGACCCTGAGCGGCGTCCGCAACCTCGCCGGCTACCGCGCCGCGGTGGACACGCTGATCGTCCTCGGCGGCCCGGTGGCGGAGGACGCCGCGGTGGCGGACCCGACGCTGGCCACCGGGATCCGGCGCATCGCGCTCCGCGCCCGCCGGGTGGTCGGGATCTGCACCGGCGCGTTCATCCTCGCCGAGTGCGGCCTGCTCGACGGCCGCCGCGCGACCACCCACTGGCTCTACGGCGACTCGCTCGCCGAGCGGCACCCCACGGTCGAGGTCGACACCGAGCCGATCTTCGTCACCGACGACTGCGTCTGGACCTCCGCCGGCGTGACCTCGGGCTTCGACCTCGTGCTCGCACTCGTCGAGGCCGACGTGGGTGTCGACGTCGCCCGCCAGTGCGCACAGATGCTGGTGCTCTACCTGCGCCGGTCGGGCACGCAGGCGCAGTTCTCGGCCGCGATGACGGCGTCCCGGTCCGCCCAGCGCCCGCAGCGCGCCCCGGTGACCGAGATCCAGGCGTACATCCACGACCACCCCACGGCGGACCTCTCCCTGACCGCGCTCGCCGACCGGGTGCACATGAGCCCCCGTCACTTCACGCGCGTCTTCACCGCGGAGGTCGGAGTCTCCCCCGGGCGGTACGTGGAACGGGTCCGCCTCGAGACCGCGCGCTCCCTCCTGGCCGAGACCGACGACTCCACCGAGACCGTCGCCCGCGCCGCCGGCTTCGGCAACTACCAGGCCATGCGCCGCGCGTTCGTCTCCGCGCTCGGCGTCTCCCCCGCCGAGTACCGCCGCCGCTTCGGCGCCGCCGGCCCGGACCTGACTCTCGCCGTCTGA
- the recC gene encoding exodeoxyribonuclease V subunit gamma encodes MLHVHRSASADVLVAELGRHLAVPVGDPFAPEIVAVPAKGVERWLAQRLSHVLGAGPDGAGICANVVFSSPTRLLDDALRAAGGGVPAGPSTGDDGASADPWAPERAVWPLLRILDAGGAGDRIEAHLAGGDRRYAVAARLAALFATYGQERPELIQCWAAGRDETDDGTPVPADLAWQPPLWRRLRAEIGVPSPAERLEEALVRLADEPECAALPERFSVFGLNRLSRTRLRVLATLAQRREIRLWVQHASPALWAAVAAGDGPRHPLLRSMSRDVRGLQARLAQVAPGHGDVEHPAPPRPDRLLGRLQDALAADRVPAPAERPLLAADDHSVVVHACHGRARQVEVLRETVLERLAADPTLQPRDILVMCPDIEQFAPLVAAAFAEREAEGADGSAGHPAAGLRVRLADRALRQANPLFGTLATLLDLARGRVTAAAVLDLAATAPVRRRFGFDAEDSERLADWVAEARICWGVDATHRRRYALPTAQGTWRDGLDRLLLGVAMEAGQTWLGEAVPLDDVDSAKIGLAGRFAELVDRLGHALTAIAQPHPIDEWVDLLLDAVLSLSAPGPGEAWQTVSLASELEDLRDAAGGSATPLTPGDVAALLAGRLAGRPTRASFRTGTLTVCTMVPMRSVPHRVIVLLGLDDGTFPRAGVVDGDDLLARAPRPGERDPRSEDRQLLLDAVGAAGEHLIVLYTGADERSGAPIPPAVPVGELLDALDGVARTADGRPVAEHVTVRHPLQVFDPRNFGVDLPGAPAPARRPISFDRAALAGARALLAPRTAARELVDGVLPPCEPGPVELTDLIRLLTHPARGFLRQRLELGFPDEDTDPPDALPIELDGLSEWAIGDRLLRQRLRGVPIDVCCALELRRGSLPPGALGRRVLSKVGSRVDAITALVADELGTEPRIVDIDVELRVAGVPRRLTGTVSGVRGVEFLRVEYSSLKPKQRLSAWIELLALLAMHPDEKWRGTVVGRRGNRAARRVLGPVEPDAGCAILADLIALRDEGLRRPLPLPVATAERYASKLVTGADHRFALDDAEDQEWAGKFAERDDDAYCLVYGPHAPLRRLNVQEFSELAVRVWQPLLSAES; translated from the coding sequence ATGCTCCACGTGCACCGGTCCGCGAGCGCGGACGTCCTCGTCGCCGAGCTGGGCCGGCATCTGGCGGTGCCCGTCGGCGATCCGTTCGCACCCGAGATCGTCGCGGTGCCGGCCAAGGGCGTCGAACGCTGGCTCGCGCAGCGCCTCTCCCACGTCCTCGGTGCCGGTCCGGACGGGGCGGGCATCTGCGCGAACGTCGTGTTCTCCTCCCCCACCCGACTGCTCGACGACGCCCTGCGGGCCGCGGGCGGTGGGGTGCCCGCCGGCCCCTCGACCGGGGACGACGGCGCCTCCGCGGACCCGTGGGCGCCGGAGCGGGCGGTGTGGCCGCTGCTGCGGATCCTCGACGCGGGCGGGGCCGGGGACCGCATCGAGGCCCACCTCGCCGGCGGCGACCGCCGGTACGCGGTCGCGGCCCGGCTGGCCGCCCTATTCGCCACCTACGGGCAGGAACGGCCGGAGCTGATCCAGTGCTGGGCCGCCGGCCGGGACGAGACCGACGACGGCACGCCCGTCCCGGCGGACCTCGCCTGGCAGCCGCCGCTGTGGCGGCGGCTGCGGGCCGAGATCGGCGTCCCCTCGCCCGCCGAGCGGTTGGAGGAGGCCCTGGTCCGGCTCGCCGACGAGCCCGAGTGCGCCGCGCTGCCCGAGCGGTTCTCGGTGTTCGGGCTCAACCGGCTCTCCCGGACGCGCCTGCGGGTGCTCGCGACGTTGGCGCAACGGCGTGAGATCCGGCTCTGGGTCCAGCACGCCTCACCCGCGCTGTGGGCGGCCGTCGCGGCCGGGGACGGCCCGCGGCACCCCCTCCTGCGGTCGATGTCGCGCGACGTGCGCGGTCTGCAGGCCCGGCTCGCTCAGGTCGCGCCCGGGCACGGCGACGTCGAGCACCCCGCTCCCCCGCGCCCCGACCGCCTGCTCGGGCGGCTGCAGGACGCGCTGGCGGCCGATCGCGTGCCCGCCCCGGCGGAGCGCCCGCTGCTCGCCGCCGACGACCACTCGGTCGTCGTGCACGCGTGCCACGGCCGGGCGCGGCAGGTCGAGGTGCTCCGGGAGACCGTGCTCGAACGCCTCGCGGCCGACCCGACCCTGCAGCCGCGCGACATCCTCGTGATGTGCCCGGACATCGAGCAGTTCGCGCCGCTCGTGGCCGCAGCCTTCGCCGAGCGCGAGGCCGAGGGGGCCGACGGCAGCGCCGGGCACCCGGCCGCGGGCCTGCGGGTCCGCCTGGCCGACCGGGCGCTGCGGCAGGCGAACCCGCTGTTCGGGACGCTGGCGACGCTGCTCGACCTCGCGCGCGGCCGGGTGACCGCCGCGGCGGTGCTCGACCTCGCGGCGACGGCGCCGGTCCGGCGCCGGTTCGGCTTCGACGCCGAGGACTCCGAGCGCCTGGCCGACTGGGTCGCCGAGGCACGGATCTGCTGGGGCGTCGACGCGACGCACCGCCGCCGGTACGCGCTGCCGACCGCGCAGGGGACCTGGCGGGACGGGCTGGACCGACTCCTGCTCGGCGTGGCCATGGAGGCCGGGCAGACCTGGCTCGGCGAGGCCGTGCCGCTCGACGACGTCGACTCCGCGAAGATCGGCCTGGCCGGCCGGTTCGCCGAACTCGTCGACCGGCTCGGGCACGCGCTGACCGCCATCGCACAGCCGCACCCGATCGACGAGTGGGTGGACCTGCTCCTCGACGCGGTCCTGTCGCTGTCCGCGCCCGGGCCCGGCGAGGCGTGGCAGACGGTGTCGCTCGCGTCCGAGCTCGAAGACCTGCGCGACGCCGCGGGCGGCTCGGCCACGCCCCTCACGCCCGGCGACGTCGCGGCGCTGCTCGCCGGGCGACTGGCCGGGCGGCCCACCCGCGCGAGCTTCCGCACCGGCACGCTGACCGTCTGCACGATGGTGCCGATGCGCTCGGTGCCGCACCGGGTGATCGTCCTGCTCGGCCTCGACGACGGCACCTTCCCGCGGGCCGGCGTGGTCGACGGCGACGACCTGCTCGCCCGCGCCCCGCGCCCCGGCGAACGCGACCCCCGCAGCGAGGACCGGCAGCTGCTGCTCGACGCCGTCGGTGCCGCCGGGGAGCACCTGATCGTGCTGTACACGGGAGCGGACGAGCGCTCGGGCGCCCCGATCCCGCCGGCGGTGCCGGTCGGCGAACTCCTCGACGCCCTCGACGGGGTGGCGCGGACCGCCGACGGCCGCCCGGTCGCCGAGCACGTGACGGTCCGTCATCCACTGCAGGTGTTCGACCCTCGCAACTTCGGCGTCGACCTGCCGGGCGCTCCCGCCCCGGCCCGACGCCCGATCAGCTTCGACCGCGCCGCCCTGGCCGGCGCCCGGGCGCTGCTCGCACCGCGGACGGCGGCGCGCGAACTGGTCGACGGCGTCCTGCCGCCGTGCGAACCGGGGCCGGTCGAGCTCACCGATCTGATCCGGCTGCTCACCCACCCGGCCCGCGGGTTCCTGCGCCAGCGTCTGGAGCTCGGGTTCCCGGACGAGGACACCGATCCCCCGGACGCCCTGCCGATCGAGCTCGACGGGCTGAGCGAGTGGGCGATCGGCGACCGCCTCCTGCGCCAGCGGCTGCGGGGCGTCCCGATCGACGTGTGCTGCGCGCTCGAGCTGCGCCGCGGCTCCCTGCCACCGGGCGCGCTGGGGCGGCGCGTGCTGAGCAAGGTCGGCTCGCGGGTCGACGCCATCACCGCGCTGGTCGCCGACGAGCTCGGCACCGAGCCGCGGATCGTCGACATCGACGTCGAGCTCCGCGTCGCCGGTGTCCCCCGGCGGCTGACCGGCACCGTGAGCGGCGTCCGCGGGGTCGAGTTCCTGCGGGTCGAGTACTCCTCGCTCAAGCCGAAGCAGCGGTTGTCGGCGTGGATCGAGCTGTTGGCGCTGCTCGCGATGCACCCGGACGAGAAGTGGCGCGGCACCGTGGTCGGCCGCCGCGGCAACCGCGCCGCCCGGCGTGTGCTCGGCCCGGTGGAGCCGGACGCCGGGTGCGCGATCCTCGCCGACCTGATCGCCCTGCGCGACGAGGGTCTGCGCCGGCCGCTGCCGCTGCCGGTCGCCACCGCCGAGCGGTACGCGAGCAAGCTGGTCACCGGGGCCGACCACCGCTTCGCCCTCGACGACGCCGAGGATCAGGAGTGGGCCGGCAAGTTCGCCGAGCGCGACGACGACGCCTACTGCCTGGTCTACGGCCCGCACGCACCGTTGCGGCGGCTGAACGTCCAGGAGTTCTCCGAACTCGCCGTCCGGGTCTGGCAGCCGCTGCTGTCGGCAGAGAGCTGA
- a CDS encoding glutathione S-transferase family protein: MAYVEDSEFERDTTYIPDRITRDGTTPDGRPGWPVEPGRYRLIVARACPWANRSIIVRRLLGLEDVLPMGIAGPEHDERSWTFTEDPGGRDPVLGIERLQEAYLARDPHYDRGVTVPAVVEIASGKVVTNDFPQITLDLSTEWREYHRPGAPDLYPADRADEIDEVMRWIYTEVNNGVYRCGFAGTQDAYEKAYDRLFTALDRLTERLRDQRYLVGDTITEADIRLFTTLARFDAVYHGHFKCNRSKLAEMPVLWAYARDLFTTPGFGDTTDFDHIKRHYYRVHTDINPTQIVPAGPDLSGWLEPHGREALGGRPFGDGTPPGPPPADEEVPAEHRARALAA, from the coding sequence ATGGCCTACGTGGAGGACTCGGAGTTCGAGCGCGACACCACCTACATCCCCGACCGGATCACCCGGGACGGCACGACCCCCGACGGGCGGCCGGGCTGGCCGGTGGAGCCGGGGCGGTACCGGCTGATCGTCGCGCGGGCGTGCCCGTGGGCGAACCGGTCGATCATCGTGCGCCGGCTGCTCGGCCTGGAGGACGTCCTGCCGATGGGCATCGCCGGCCCGGAGCACGACGAACGCAGTTGGACGTTCACCGAGGACCCGGGCGGGCGTGACCCGGTGCTGGGGATCGAGCGCCTGCAGGAGGCCTACCTCGCGCGCGACCCGCACTACGACCGGGGCGTCACCGTCCCGGCGGTCGTGGAGATCGCGAGCGGCAAGGTCGTCACCAACGACTTCCCGCAGATCACTCTCGACCTCTCGACCGAGTGGCGCGAGTACCACCGCCCCGGGGCGCCCGACCTCTACCCGGCGGACCGCGCCGACGAGATCGACGAGGTCATGCGGTGGATCTACACCGAGGTGAACAACGGGGTGTACCGCTGCGGTTTCGCCGGCACGCAGGACGCGTACGAGAAGGCCTACGACCGACTGTTCACCGCGCTGGACCGCCTCACCGAGCGCCTGCGCGATCAGCGCTACCTCGTCGGGGACACGATCACCGAGGCCGACATCCGACTGTTCACGACGCTCGCCCGGTTCGACGCCGTGTACCACGGCCACTTCAAGTGCAACCGGTCGAAGCTGGCGGAGATGCCGGTGCTGTGGGCCTACGCCCGCGACCTGTTCACCACTCCCGGCTTCGGCGACACCACCGACTTCGACCACATCAAGCGGCACTACTACCGCGTCCACACCGACATCAACCCGACGCAGATCGTCCCTGCCGGCCCGGACCTCTCCGGCTGGCTCGAGCCCCACGGCCGCGAGGCACTCGGCGGTCGCCCGTTCGGCGACGGCACCCCGCCCGGTCCCCCGCCCGCCGACGAGGAGGTCCCGGCCGAGCACCGCGCCCGCGCCCTGGCCGCCTGA